One window from the genome of Candidatus Kryptoniota bacterium encodes:
- a CDS encoding TIM-barrel domain-containing protein, with protein MKTLLLLLMSAGLIQAYAQKPYSITTKGVVVRVSEPTKNGASLVRLEPITDSIIRVTAVSTDSFPDVQSLMIEKKDFPEVKWIVDETNDHIVVKTSSLHVRVSLKTGALTFCDQDDRPILTEVKNGGKTIEPVTVEGENLFSVRDRFESPKDEAFYGLGQQQEGLYNYKGHDVDLYQYNTKISIPFVLSSKDYGILWDNYSRTKFGDIREYGPLSTFKLYDSDGKEGGLKAMYLKRDDSAKVFTTRNESEINYEFIPDLKKFPAGYSLDGGKVTWGGALVPDSSGLFKFRLYSSGYSKLWIDNKLITDRWRQSWNAFVQLFDLNLQAGHRYPIRIEWIPDGGEAYISLKVKTPLLPEEQNELSLYSEYGSQLDYYFIRGSNLDDVVSGYRRLTGKAFLAPKWSLGFWQSRERYQTQDQLLQVANEYRKLKIPFDNIVQDWFYWREDQWGSMEFDSARYPNPLAMVDSIRALHEHIMVSVWAKFYKGIANFDRMMDKGYLYKGNLDLNNRDWVGKGYLSTFYDALNPDARKLFWKMIDEKLYPFGFDAWWIDSDEPDMQSNLPMETRKYLMDPTALGPGAEYFNAYALEHCRGVYDGLMSENPDKRVFILSRSAYAGSQRYNVAVWSGDIGTTWQDMKGQIPAGLNLAMSGLPYWTFDIGGFAVESKFINAKGAALDEWRELLTRWYEFGAFCPLYRSHGQYPFREIFNVAPAGSRYYDAMVNVTKMRYQLMPYIYSLAGMVYFDDYTIMRGLVMDFPNDKNVTNLSNEYLFGPSILVAPVTDYEARTKQVYLPSSCGWYDLYTGKHHKGGRTLNVQAPLDKIPLFVREGSIIPVGPDIQYAEEKTDGAITIFIYAGKDGRFTFYEDENENNDYLKGEYSTVEFQWNDRNRTFTIEKRNGEFPGMRAELSINVVLVSPQTPKGLNSQTKPNRKIKYTGSQEIVRF; from the coding sequence ATGAAAACTCTTTTACTTCTTCTGATGAGCGCCGGTTTGATCCAGGCTTACGCACAAAAACCTTACAGCATAACAACCAAAGGGGTCGTCGTGCGAGTCAGCGAGCCCACCAAGAACGGCGCTAGCCTGGTGAGGCTTGAACCGATTACCGACTCGATCATTCGGGTAACAGCCGTGAGCACGGATTCATTTCCAGATGTTCAAAGTCTCATGATCGAGAAGAAAGATTTTCCGGAAGTCAAGTGGATTGTCGATGAGACGAACGACCACATTGTCGTAAAGACCTCATCGCTTCATGTAAGGGTATCCTTAAAGACTGGAGCGCTTACTTTCTGCGATCAGGATGACAGACCTATCCTGACGGAGGTTAAGAACGGCGGAAAAACAATTGAGCCCGTCACTGTCGAGGGAGAAAATCTCTTCAGCGTCAGGGACCGCTTCGAATCGCCGAAGGACGAGGCATTTTACGGACTCGGCCAGCAACAGGAAGGACTTTACAATTATAAGGGACACGACGTCGACCTTTATCAGTACAATACGAAGATCTCAATTCCATTTGTGCTTTCGAGCAAGGATTACGGAATTCTCTGGGACAATTATTCCAGGACGAAATTCGGGGATATTCGTGAATACGGTCCGCTTTCGACTTTCAAACTATATGACTCCGACGGAAAAGAAGGCGGACTGAAAGCGATGTACTTGAAACGCGACGACTCAGCGAAAGTATTCACAACCCGGAATGAATCGGAAATAAATTATGAGTTCATACCCGATCTCAAGAAGTTTCCCGCCGGCTATTCTCTCGACGGCGGAAAAGTGACGTGGGGCGGCGCATTGGTTCCCGACTCGAGTGGACTTTTCAAGTTTCGTCTTTACTCGTCGGGCTACAGCAAGTTGTGGATTGACAACAAGCTCATAACAGACAGATGGCGTCAGTCGTGGAATGCCTTCGTGCAGTTGTTCGACCTCAATCTGCAGGCTGGACACAGGTATCCGATTCGCATTGAATGGATTCCTGACGGCGGCGAAGCCTACATCTCACTGAAGGTAAAGACACCGTTACTGCCTGAGGAACAGAATGAACTTTCACTTTATTCGGAATATGGAAGCCAGCTGGATTACTATTTCATAAGGGGATCGAACCTTGACGATGTTGTGAGCGGGTATCGCAGGCTTACTGGTAAAGCGTTCCTCGCGCCAAAATGGTCGCTCGGCTTCTGGCAAAGTCGTGAACGGTACCAGACACAGGACCAACTCCTCCAGGTCGCGAACGAGTATCGAAAATTGAAAATACCATTCGACAATATTGTACAGGATTGGTTTTACTGGCGCGAAGATCAATGGGGCAGCATGGAATTCGACTCCGCGCGATATCCGAATCCACTTGCGATGGTAGATTCAATCCGCGCGCTTCACGAGCACATCATGGTCTCGGTGTGGGCGAAGTTCTACAAGGGAATCGCGAATTTCGACAGAATGATGGACAAGGGATACCTGTACAAAGGAAATCTCGATCTGAACAATCGCGATTGGGTCGGAAAAGGATATCTTTCCACTTTTTACGACGCGCTCAATCCCGACGCCCGAAAATTATTTTGGAAAATGATTGACGAAAAATTGTACCCGTTCGGATTTGACGCGTGGTGGATAGACTCGGACGAACCCGACATGCAGTCTAATCTCCCGATGGAGACGAGGAAGTATCTCATGGATCCCACGGCACTTGGTCCCGGTGCGGAGTATTTCAACGCTTACGCCCTCGAGCATTGCAGGGGAGTTTATGACGGGTTGATGTCGGAGAACCCGGACAAACGCGTCTTCATACTCAGCCGATCCGCATATGCCGGCTCGCAGAGGTACAATGTTGCCGTCTGGAGCGGTGATATTGGTACTACATGGCAGGACATGAAGGGACAGATTCCCGCAGGACTCAACCTCGCAATGTCGGGTCTACCCTATTGGACATTTGATATAGGAGGATTCGCCGTCGAGAGCAAGTTTATAAATGCGAAAGGAGCGGCGCTCGACGAATGGCGTGAGCTTCTGACAAGGTGGTACGAGTTCGGAGCGTTCTGTCCGCTCTACCGGTCTCATGGACAATATCCGTTCAGGGAAATATTTAATGTCGCGCCTGCCGGAAGTCGGTATTACGACGCAATGGTGAACGTGACAAAGATGCGGTATCAACTTATGCCTTATATTTATTCTCTCGCCGGGATGGTTTACTTCGACGATTATACAATCATGCGCGGACTCGTGATGGATTTCCCCAACGACAAGAATGTCACAAATCTTTCGAATGAATATTTGTTCGGGCCGTCGATACTGGTTGCGCCGGTAACGGATTACGAAGCCCGGACGAAGCAGGTTTACCTGCCCTCATCCTGCGGGTGGTACGATCTGTACACCGGAAAGCATCACAAGGGCGGAAGAACTTTGAACGTGCAGGCTCCTCTCGACAAAATCCCACTCTTCGTCAGAGAAGGATCGATAATACCGGTCGGCCCGGATATTCAATACGCCGAAGAAAAGACAGACGGCGCGATCACGATATTTATCTACGCCGGTAAGGACGGACGATTCACATTTTACGAAGATGAAAATGAGAACAACGACTATTTGAAAGGTGAATACTCGACAGTAGAGTTCCAGTGGAATGATCGCAACAGGACATTTACAATTGAAAAGAGAAATGGCGAATTCCCTGGAATGCGCGCGGAGTTATCGATCAACGTGGTTCTCGTGTCACCTCAAACCCCGAAAGGATTGAACAGCCAGACGAAGCCGAACAGGAAAATAAAATATACCGGCAGCCAGGAGATCGTCAGATTCTGA
- a CDS encoding penicillin-binding transpeptidase domain-containing protein, producing MDSLTLLLTVAMSIFLRGQTPDKTDLSRLFKGHDGCFVMFDRNKNEYFRYDSSRCAKRFLPASTFKIPHAVIALETGVIPDTNYVIKWDGTNYDIKEWMRDQNLASAIRYSVVWFFQDIARKIGRAGEQHFLDTLCYGNKTIGKEVDRFWLDNSLKISADEQIELLRKLYSDSLSVSKRSMETVKAILPAEVHGKAIMKFKTGMGHSDRFTGWLVGFVERESDVYLFAFNIDGENFEETSALRDSVPREIMSKIGIL from the coding sequence ATGGATTCGCTGACTCTGCTTTTGACGGTAGCTATGTCGATCTTTTTAAGAGGGCAAACCCCCGACAAAACCGATCTTTCCAGGTTGTTCAAGGGGCACGACGGATGCTTTGTCATGTTCGATAGGAACAAGAATGAGTATTTCAGATACGACAGTTCAAGATGCGCGAAGAGATTTCTTCCCGCCTCGACGTTCAAGATCCCTCACGCGGTGATAGCTCTCGAGACGGGCGTGATTCCGGATACGAACTACGTGATAAAGTGGGACGGGACGAACTACGACATCAAAGAATGGATGAGAGATCAGAATCTTGCCTCGGCAATCAGATATTCTGTGGTTTGGTTCTTCCAGGACATCGCCAGGAAAATTGGAAGGGCCGGCGAGCAGCACTTTCTCGATACATTATGCTATGGCAACAAGACGATCGGCAAGGAGGTCGATAGGTTCTGGCTCGACAACAGCCTCAAGATTTCAGCCGACGAACAAATTGAATTGCTAAGGAAGCTTTATTCAGATAGTCTTTCGGTATCGAAGCGCTCAATGGAAACCGTAAAGGCGATCCTGCCGGCAGAGGTGCACGGAAAGGCGATTATGAAATTCAAAACCGGCATGGGGCACTCGGATCGTTTTACAGGCTGGCTCGTCGGATTTGTCGAAAGAGAAAGCGATGTTTATCTCTTCGCGTTCAATATTGACGGAGAGAATTTTGAAGAGACTTCTGCCTTAAGAGATTCAGTCCCGCGCGAGATTATGTCAAAAATCGGAATTCTCTGA
- the kdpB gene encoding potassium-transporting ATPase subunit KdpB yields the protein MNTETSQHKRPLGLTGEIFRRALLDSFMKLNPLNMMRNPVMFVVEVGSVLTTGLWIQALVGHGEAPAWYIGTVSLWLWFTVLFANFSEALAEGRGKAQAEGLRKARRETMAKILDDPRHGSKFNPVPSTALHKGDCFIAEAGDVIAADGEVIEGIASVDESAITGESAPVIRESGGDRSAVTGGTRVLSDWLIIRMTSDPGAGFLDKMIHLIEGAKRQKTPNEIALNILLAAFTIIFLMVCVSLLPFSLFSVQAAGQGTPVTVTVLVALLVCLIPTTIGGLLSAIGIAGMDRMIRHNVIATSGRAIEAAGDVDVLLLDKTGTVTLGNRMATEFVPAPGISQDRLVDAAQLASLADETPEGRSIVVLAKEKYGLRGRDIRQISAQFVPFSAQTRMSGVDIQTDGKSLFRSIRKGAADSIRKFVEQQGGKYPIPVEQLVQDIGRKGGTPLVVSENGEVLGVIQLKDIVKGGIKERFAQLRTMGIKTVMITGDNQLTATAIAAEAGVDDFLAEAKPEDKLKLIRQYQSGGRLVAMTGDGTNDAPALAQADVAVAMNTGTQPAREAANMIDLDSNPTKLMEIVEIGKQLLMTRGTLTTFSIANDVAKYFAIIPAAFATTYPVLNALNIMKLATPESAILSAVIFNALIIVALIPLALKGVKYRAVSAVHLLRRHLLIYGVGGVIAPFIGIKLIDMLLAALRIV from the coding sequence ATGAATACCGAAACTTCACAGCATAAAAGGCCATTAGGTCTTACGGGAGAAATTTTTAGGCGTGCTCTTCTGGATTCGTTCATGAAATTGAATCCTCTCAACATGATGCGTAATCCGGTCATGTTCGTGGTGGAAGTAGGAAGCGTACTCACAACGGGGTTGTGGATCCAGGCGCTCGTCGGTCACGGGGAAGCACCTGCATGGTACATCGGGACGGTTTCGCTGTGGCTTTGGTTCACCGTGCTTTTCGCGAACTTCTCCGAGGCGCTTGCCGAAGGACGAGGAAAGGCGCAGGCGGAAGGATTGCGGAAGGCGCGCCGGGAAACCATGGCAAAAATTCTCGATGACCCCCGGCATGGATCAAAATTTAATCCCGTTCCATCGACCGCGCTGCATAAGGGTGACTGTTTCATCGCGGAGGCAGGAGATGTCATAGCAGCCGACGGCGAAGTCATCGAAGGGATCGCGTCGGTCGACGAGAGCGCCATAACAGGAGAGAGTGCGCCGGTCATACGTGAGTCGGGCGGCGACCGGAGTGCGGTCACCGGTGGCACACGCGTCCTGTCGGACTGGCTCATTATCCGCATGACATCCGATCCAGGAGCAGGATTCCTAGATAAGATGATTCATTTGATCGAAGGCGCGAAGAGGCAGAAGACTCCCAATGAAATTGCTCTGAATATTTTGCTGGCGGCATTCACAATTATTTTCCTGATGGTTTGCGTGTCGCTCCTTCCGTTTTCTCTCTTCAGCGTGCAGGCGGCCGGACAGGGAACGCCGGTCACCGTCACTGTTCTCGTCGCGCTTCTTGTGTGTCTGATTCCGACTACGATCGGAGGACTCCTGTCCGCAATAGGAATCGCTGGGATGGACAGGATGATCCGTCACAACGTTATCGCGACCTCGGGACGTGCGATCGAAGCTGCCGGCGACGTAGATGTCTTGCTTCTCGACAAGACCGGCACGGTAACGCTTGGCAACCGGATGGCGACAGAATTTGTTCCTGCTCCCGGAATATCGCAGGATCGATTGGTTGATGCTGCTCAGTTGGCTTCCCTGGCGGATGAAACGCCTGAAGGAAGATCGATCGTAGTTCTCGCGAAGGAAAAGTATGGTCTTCGGGGTCGTGACATCCGTCAGATCTCAGCGCAGTTCGTTCCTTTCAGCGCACAGACCAGGATGAGCGGAGTTGATATTCAAACTGATGGCAAATCTTTATTCAGGAGTATTCGTAAAGGAGCTGCCGATTCAATTCGCAAATTCGTCGAGCAACAGGGCGGCAAATACCCGATCCCTGTCGAACAGCTGGTCCAGGATATCGGGCGCAAAGGCGGGACACCGCTCGTGGTCTCCGAAAACGGAGAGGTGCTGGGCGTAATCCAGTTGAAGGACATCGTCAAAGGCGGAATAAAGGAGAGATTCGCACAGTTGAGGACGATGGGAATCAAAACCGTGATGATAACGGGAGACAACCAGCTTACCGCAACTGCAATTGCCGCTGAAGCAGGCGTCGACGATTTTCTCGCAGAAGCGAAACCTGAAGACAAACTGAAACTTATCCGCCAGTATCAAAGCGGCGGACGGCTTGTGGCAATGACGGGTGACGGCACTAACGATGCACCGGCTCTCGCTCAGGCAGATGTTGCGGTCGCTATGAATACAGGTACCCAGCCAGCCCGCGAAGCTGCCAACATGATCGATCTCGACAGCAATCCAACTAAGCTCATGGAGATAGTCGAGATCGGGAAACAACTCCTTATGACGCGCGGAACACTCACAACATTTAGCATAGCGAATGACGTGGCGAAATATTTCGCGATAATACCCGCTGCATTCGCAACGACGTATCCGGTTCTGAACGCACTAAACATCATGAAACTTGCAACGCCGGAAAGTGCAATTCTCTCAGCGGTCATCTTTAATGCGCTGATCATTGTTGCCCTGATACCACTTGCATTGAAGGGCGTTAAGTACAGAGCCGTGAGCGCGGTTCATCTGCTGAGAAGACACCTGCTCATCTACGGTGTAGGCGGAGTGATCGCACCTTTCATCGGCATCAAGCTCATAGACATGCTTCTCGCAGCTTTGAGGATAGTGTAA
- a CDS encoding sensor histidine kinase KdpD: MPDADHSRPDPDTLLNLIKKEEERGEKGKLKIFFGMCAGVGKTYTMLSEAREVVAKGIDAVVGYVETHNRLETAELVLGLEVIPRRKVEYRGTLLEEMDIDAILLRKPKLVLVDELAHTNAPGSRHAKRFQDVLELLDAGVDVFTTLNVQHLESRADSVAQITGTTVRETVPDSIFESADEIKIIDISPDDLLKRLSEGKVYTPDRSRQAITNFFREGNLAALREMSLRLTAERVDRELREYMRGQRIAGPWKSGQRLIAAISPSPHSVSVIRWARRVSYTMDATWVVVYVEHSGKLSADEKNQLAKNMKLAKELGAEVVTTSDDNIADALMRVAHEQNAGLMLVGKPDRTVFSRAARLIDELIQKSRDLDIYIVGQEEGQRTRVSRLLFPGLQSSLAQYVLAGAAVLLTALLCYPITPYIGYRTVSFIILLIVSLLPLRMGPGPTILGAATGALAWDFLFIPPKFTFTIGNLEDMLLVGFYFVVASVTGVLSARVRKREKTLRQREQRTSALFSLTKDLSSAHSQDEVIQAAVSNIKKYFDADVLVVLGEADGEVSSTPHKMSSFAPDVKEMGVAAWSYWNERRAGRSTDTLPSAQATYFPMSGPRYPLGVIGVRLGDEVNLSQEQESLLENFISQITSAIERELLNEVNKRSVVMAESERLYKTLFNSISHEFRTPIATIMGTSENLIQQGGSATKEVNQENLKEIHIAAERLNRLVANLLDMTRLESGMIQPKLDWCDIRDVINQSLKGLERELSQHEVEVAVEQNVPLLKLDFILIEQALTNLIHNAALYTPAGTKIEVKAYAEDDACAISVSDGGPGLPETDTDRVFEKFYRASEARAGGTGLGLTIARGFVEAHHGKITASNKSTGGAEFVIHLPMSHKNFTRGED, from the coding sequence ATGCCTGATGCAGATCATAGCCGCCCGGACCCTGATACACTTCTCAATCTGATCAAGAAGGAAGAGGAGCGTGGGGAAAAAGGAAAGCTTAAGATTTTTTTCGGGATGTGCGCCGGAGTTGGGAAGACGTACACAATGCTGAGCGAGGCGAGGGAAGTAGTTGCAAAGGGGATAGATGCGGTCGTGGGGTATGTCGAGACACATAATCGTCTGGAGACCGCCGAGCTTGTACTGGGTCTCGAGGTGATACCAAGAAGGAAAGTTGAATATCGTGGTACACTCCTCGAAGAGATGGATATCGATGCCATTTTATTGAGAAAGCCTAAACTTGTTCTCGTCGACGAGCTGGCCCACACGAACGCGCCGGGTAGTCGTCATGCCAAGAGGTTTCAGGATGTTCTGGAATTATTGGATGCAGGCGTCGATGTATTCACCACGCTAAATGTGCAGCATCTTGAGAGCCGCGCCGATTCGGTCGCTCAAATTACCGGCACCACCGTCAGGGAGACGGTTCCGGACTCAATTTTTGAGTCGGCGGATGAAATCAAGATAATCGACATATCTCCTGACGATTTGCTCAAGCGTCTCAGCGAGGGTAAAGTTTACACTCCGGATCGGTCGCGGCAGGCGATTACGAATTTCTTTCGGGAAGGCAACCTGGCAGCACTTAGAGAGATGTCGCTACGCCTTACCGCTGAGCGAGTAGATCGTGAGCTCCGTGAATACATGCGCGGACAGCGCATCGCCGGCCCCTGGAAATCGGGTCAGCGGCTTATAGCCGCGATTAGTCCGAGCCCTCATTCGGTTTCCGTCATTCGCTGGGCGCGGAGAGTTTCTTACACGATGGACGCAACATGGGTAGTGGTCTACGTTGAGCACTCCGGGAAATTGAGCGCTGATGAAAAGAACCAGCTTGCAAAGAACATGAAACTTGCAAAGGAACTCGGTGCAGAGGTTGTGACGACTTCCGACGACAACATTGCCGATGCCCTGATGCGCGTCGCACACGAACAAAATGCCGGCCTCATGCTCGTGGGGAAACCGGACCGGACTGTTTTCTCCAGGGCAGCGCGTCTTATCGACGAGCTCATCCAGAAGAGCAGGGATCTTGACATATACATTGTCGGTCAGGAAGAGGGCCAGCGCACGAGAGTTTCCCGACTCCTTTTCCCCGGACTGCAATCGAGCCTGGCGCAATATGTGCTCGCAGGAGCTGCAGTATTACTGACTGCTCTGCTCTGTTATCCTATCACGCCTTATATAGGATACCGGACTGTGTCGTTTATAATACTCCTGATCGTGTCGCTGCTTCCGCTGAGAATGGGACCGGGTCCGACAATCTTGGGTGCGGCAACGGGAGCGCTGGCCTGGGATTTTCTGTTCATTCCTCCCAAATTCACCTTCACGATCGGCAATCTCGAAGATATGCTGTTGGTCGGGTTTTATTTCGTGGTGGCATCTGTGACGGGCGTCCTCTCAGCACGCGTACGAAAAAGAGAGAAGACTCTGCGCCAGCGGGAACAGAGAACCTCGGCTCTGTTTTCTCTTACAAAAGATCTTTCATCGGCACATTCTCAGGACGAGGTCATACAGGCGGCAGTTTCAAACATAAAGAAGTACTTCGATGCTGATGTCCTGGTGGTCCTTGGCGAAGCCGATGGTGAAGTATCTTCTACCCCGCACAAGATGAGCAGCTTTGCACCCGATGTGAAGGAAATGGGTGTGGCAGCGTGGTCATACTGGAACGAGCGACGCGCCGGAAGATCAACCGACACCCTGCCGTCGGCTCAGGCAACATACTTCCCTATGTCCGGACCGAGATATCCTCTCGGCGTAATAGGAGTTCGCCTCGGTGATGAGGTTAACCTCTCTCAGGAACAGGAGTCGCTCCTGGAGAATTTCATTTCGCAAATCACGTCCGCGATCGAGAGAGAACTTTTGAACGAAGTTAACAAGAGATCTGTCGTAATGGCGGAATCGGAAAGATTGTATAAGACCCTCTTTAATTCCATCTCGCACGAGTTTCGCACGCCGATCGCCACGATAATGGGGACGTCCGAAAATCTTATTCAACAGGGTGGAAGTGCTACGAAAGAGGTGAATCAGGAAAACCTGAAAGAGATTCATATCGCGGCAGAAAGGTTGAACAGGCTGGTGGCTAACCTGCTTGACATGACTCGCCTCGAATCAGGAATGATTCAGCCGAAACTTGACTGGTGTGACATCCGGGATGTCATAAACCAATCTCTGAAGGGATTGGAACGCGAGCTCAGCCAGCATGAGGTCGAGGTCGCTGTCGAGCAAAACGTCCCACTCCTGAAACTGGATTTCATACTGATCGAACAGGCGTTGACGAATCTGATTCACAATGCGGCGCTTTACACTCCCGCAGGGACGAAGATCGAAGTGAAGGCTTATGCTGAGGATGACGCGTGCGCGATTTCGGTCTCCGACGGTGGACCCGGTCTTCCTGAAACCGACACCGACAGGGTCTTCGAAAAGTTTTATCGTGCGTCCGAAGCAAGGGCGGGAGGGACGGGTTTAGGACTTACCATTGCGAGAGGTTTCGTCGAGGCACATCACGGGAAGATCACAGCTTCAAACAAGTCGACCGGCGGCGCGGAATTCGTTATTCATCTTCCGATGAGTCACAAGAACTTTACGAGAGGGGAGGATTGA
- a CDS encoding response regulator produces MSDKPVILVIDDEVQIRRLLQLTLESNGYDVRECAKASEGLAKTASERPELVILDLGLPDMDGLEVLKKIREWSEVPVLVLSVRSSENDIISCLDAGADDYLVKPFRTGELLARVRTAVRHRQGDEYKSVFSVADLQVDLSSRIVKKKDQILKLTPTEYSLLALFVRNAGRVLTHKYILEQVWGPNLSDETQYSRVYVGQLRKKIESNPADPKIIITESGIGYRLSTE; encoded by the coding sequence TTGAGCGACAAGCCGGTAATTCTCGTGATCGATGACGAGGTGCAGATTCGCCGCCTTCTACAGCTGACACTTGAATCAAACGGATATGACGTCCGTGAATGTGCGAAAGCGAGCGAGGGATTGGCAAAGACGGCTTCGGAGCGACCGGAGCTGGTCATTCTGGATCTTGGACTCCCGGATATGGATGGATTGGAAGTCCTGAAGAAGATACGCGAGTGGTCTGAAGTCCCCGTCCTCGTTCTGTCCGTCCGAAGTTCCGAAAACGATATCATATCCTGCCTCGATGCGGGTGCCGATGATTATTTGGTGAAGCCGTTCAGAACAGGAGAGCTGCTTGCCCGTGTCAGGACGGCCGTCAGGCACAGACAGGGCGACGAGTATAAATCGGTTTTTTCTGTTGCGGATCTCCAGGTGGATCTGTCTTCGCGGATCGTGAAGAAGAAGGATCAGATCCTCAAGCTGACTCCGACTGAATACTCCCTCCTCGCTCTGTTCGTCCGGAACGCCGGCAGAGTCCTGACGCACAAATATATCCTTGAACAGGTGTGGGGTCCCAATCTTTCAGACGAGACGCAATATTCGCGGGTGTATGTAGGACAGCTGCGCAAAAAGATCGAAAGTAACCCGGCGGACCCGAAAATTATAATTACCGAATCAGGGATCGGTTATCGCCTCAGTACCGAATAA